A single genomic interval of Celeribacter indicus harbors:
- a CDS encoding DUF1989 domain-containing protein codes for MQAHIPASLLRPGPPPASHPRRAAAYGLASNEERQTVPGSGATLVELKPGDRIEIENIEGGQRCEILAAHPDGRLDCGLIGARADSPAAGLRAMLLSPLAGLDKLKKGLIRRNMDLSDAHALTLFGTESPAGDRATFTAQAPGWIIVAAPGGEMDPEAQDTTTPLRVTVRRKEARARNRFALPDPLADPLQNFRIASATAQSYFVRAGEFIQIMDIDGRQCTDFQCFDARKVDRGDYLPLSVTTSRTIQGHAYPMPGLHGKYFDHDNTALVEVVQDTCGRHDAFALACSSKYYDDIGYPGHPNCSDNFNGALATYGIPGRKGWMAANFFFNTSVDAHGVLLADEPWSRPGDYVLLRALTDLICVSSACPDDTSPANGWDLTDIHVRTYSGEERFSRAVAWRALPDEDPVMTRESAFHQNFAELTSDFVEYRGFWLPNAFPQTDPVESYWACREDVVVIDLSALRKFEVTGPDAEALLNWVLTRDVEKLGTGQVVYSAMCYPHGGMLDDGTLFRLGPTNFRWIGGSDEGGVWMREQAQALGLNVMIRASTDQMHNLAVQGPKSRELVSEIVWTAPHRTPAAELDWFRFTIGRIGGPDGVPVVLSRTGYTGELGYEIFCHPKDGDAVFRAVWEAGQAHGIRPMGLAGLDLVRIEAGLVFAGYDFSDQTDPFEAGIGFTVPLKSKTADFVGREALLRRKEHPARKFVGVEIEGQEPVAHGDCLRIGRAQIGEICSAMRSPRTGQLIALARVDVAHAEPGTAVEIGQLDGHLKRYSARLTTFPHYDPRKERPRS; via the coding sequence ATGCAAGCGCACATCCCTGCGAGCCTTCTGCGCCCCGGTCCCCCGCCTGCCTCGCACCCGAGGCGGGCCGCCGCCTATGGTCTCGCGTCGAACGAAGAGCGTCAGACTGTCCCCGGTTCCGGAGCGACGCTCGTCGAACTGAAACCGGGCGACCGGATCGAGATCGAGAATATTGAGGGCGGACAGCGTTGTGAAATCCTCGCTGCACATCCCGACGGACGGCTTGATTGCGGCCTCATCGGCGCCCGCGCCGATAGTCCGGCAGCGGGACTGCGGGCGATGCTGCTGTCGCCTCTGGCGGGGTTGGACAAGCTGAAAAAGGGACTGATCCGGCGGAATATGGATCTGTCCGACGCACATGCTCTCACGCTTTTCGGCACCGAAAGCCCCGCGGGAGACCGCGCGACCTTCACCGCTCAGGCTCCGGGCTGGATTATCGTCGCCGCTCCCGGCGGTGAGATGGATCCCGAGGCGCAGGACACCACAACGCCGCTGCGTGTGACCGTGCGGCGCAAGGAGGCCAGGGCCAGGAACCGCTTTGCCCTGCCCGATCCCCTTGCCGATCCGCTCCAGAACTTCCGTATCGCCTCTGCCACCGCGCAATCCTATTTCGTGCGCGCGGGTGAGTTCATTCAGATCATGGATATCGACGGACGTCAGTGCACCGATTTCCAGTGTTTCGATGCGCGCAAGGTCGACAGGGGCGACTACCTGCCCCTGTCGGTCACCACGAGCCGCACGATTCAGGGCCACGCCTACCCGATGCCCGGCCTGCACGGAAAATATTTCGACCATGACAACACCGCGCTGGTCGAAGTGGTCCAGGACACCTGCGGCCGCCATGACGCCTTCGCCTTGGCCTGTTCGTCGAAATATTACGACGATATCGGCTATCCGGGCCACCCGAACTGTTCCGACAATTTCAACGGCGCGCTCGCCACCTATGGCATCCCTGGCCGCAAGGGATGGATGGCGGCGAACTTCTTCTTCAACACCTCGGTCGATGCGCATGGCGTCCTTCTGGCCGACGAGCCCTGGTCGCGGCCGGGCGACTACGTGCTCCTTCGCGCCCTCACCGATCTCATCTGCGTCTCTTCGGCTTGCCCCGACGACACCTCCCCGGCGAATGGCTGGGATCTCACCGATATTCACGTGCGCACCTATTCCGGCGAGGAAAGATTTTCCCGCGCTGTCGCCTGGCGCGCCCTGCCCGACGAGGACCCCGTCATGACCCGCGAAAGCGCCTTTCACCAGAACTTCGCCGAACTGACGAGCGACTTCGTCGAGTATCGCGGCTTCTGGCTGCCGAACGCCTTCCCTCAGACTGATCCGGTCGAAAGCTACTGGGCCTGCCGCGAGGATGTCGTGGTCATAGACCTGTCGGCGCTTCGGAAATTCGAGGTGACCGGACCAGATGCCGAAGCACTGCTGAACTGGGTGCTGACGCGCGACGTGGAAAAGCTCGGCACGGGCCAGGTTGTCTATTCCGCGATGTGCTACCCACATGGCGGTATGCTCGACGACGGCACGCTGTTCCGGCTCGGACCGACGAATTTCCGCTGGATCGGCGGCTCCGACGAGGGCGGCGTCTGGATGCGTGAACAGGCGCAGGCGCTCGGCCTCAACGTGATGATCCGTGCCTCCACAGACCAGATGCACAATCTTGCCGTCCAAGGCCCGAAATCGCGCGAACTCGTGAGTGAAATCGTCTGGACCGCTCCGCACCGGACACCGGCTGCGGAACTCGACTGGTTCCGCTTCACCATCGGTCGGATCGGCGGGCCCGATGGGGTTCCGGTGGTGCTCTCCCGAACGGGCTATACCGGCGAACTCGGGTACGAGATCTTCTGCCACCCGAAGGACGGAGATGCGGTGTTCCGCGCCGTCTGGGAGGCAGGTCAGGCCCATGGCATCCGCCCGATGGGCCTTGCCGGCCTGGATCTCGTGCGGATCGAAGCGGGACTTGTCTTCGCAGGCTACGATTTCTCCGACCAGACCGATCCGTTCGAGGCCGGCATCGGCTTTACCGTGCCGCTGAAGTCGAAAACCGCCGATTTCGTCGGACGCGAGGCGCTTTTGCGGAGAAAGGAACACCCGGCCCGCAAATTCGTCGGCGTCGAAATCGAGGGACAGGAGCCGGTGGCCCATGGCGATTGCCTGCGCATCGGCCGCGCGCAGATCGGGGAAATCTGTTCCGCCATGCGCTCGCCACGCACGGGACAGCTCATCGCCCTCGCCCGCGTCGACGTCGCCCATGCCGAACCCGGCACGGCGGTCGAGATCGGACAGCTCGACGGGCATCTCAAACGCTACAGCGCAAGACTCACGACCTTCCCGCATTACGATCCGAGAAAGGAACGGCCGCGCAGCTGA
- a CDS encoding NAD(P)H-dependent glycerol-3-phosphate dehydrogenase, which translates to MGEISVLGAGAFGTALAISLARSGQAVRLWARDPGAAREMQAARVNSRRLPGRRFPASLEATDDLALACTAPVLLLAVPMQQLAEFVASRRPELRDRILVACCKGVDLASNRGPLAVIEDTLPATPVAILSGPSFAVDIAEGLPTALTIAARDADLVGDLQERLSTDNIRLYSSLDPVGVEFGGAMKNVIAIACGFAMGEGLGESARAALMTRGFAEMQRLAGHFGADPLTLAGLAGFGDLVLTCTSEKSRNYSHGLRLGRGETVDPGVTVEGVATARAVAQLSRQAGIDMPITRTVTDILDAKLSIPEAVEQLLTRPLKRE; encoded by the coding sequence ATGGGTGAGATTTCCGTCCTCGGCGCCGGCGCCTTCGGCACCGCGCTCGCCATATCCCTCGCGCGCTCGGGACAGGCGGTGCGGCTCTGGGCGCGCGACCCCGGCGCGGCGCGGGAGATGCAGGCAGCGCGGGTGAATTCCCGCCGCCTGCCCGGCCGTCGCTTTCCCGCCTCGCTGGAGGCGACCGACGATCTCGCCCTTGCCTGTACGGCGCCCGTCCTTCTGCTCGCCGTGCCGATGCAGCAGCTTGCGGAGTTCGTCGCGTCCCGTCGGCCGGAGTTGCGCGACAGGATCCTCGTGGCCTGCTGCAAGGGCGTCGACCTCGCGTCGAACCGCGGGCCGCTCGCGGTCATCGAGGACACGCTGCCAGCGACACCCGTCGCCATTCTCTCCGGTCCGTCCTTTGCCGTGGACATCGCCGAGGGGCTGCCGACCGCGCTCACCATCGCCGCGCGCGACGCCGATCTGGTGGGCGACCTCCAGGAACGGCTGTCCACCGACAACATCCGGCTCTATTCGAGCCTTGATCCGGTGGGGGTGGAATTCGGCGGCGCGATGAAGAACGTGATCGCCATCGCCTGCGGCTTTGCCATGGGCGAGGGGCTGGGGGAAAGCGCGCGGGCGGCGCTCATGACCCGCGGCTTTGCGGAGATGCAGCGTCTGGCGGGGCATTTCGGCGCCGATCCCCTGACGCTCGCCGGGCTTGCGGGCTTCGGCGATCTGGTGCTGACCTGCACCTCGGAGAAATCGCGCAACTATTCGCACGGGTTGAGGCTCGGCCGCGGCGAAACCGTCGATCCGGGTGTCACCGTCGAGGGGGTCGCCACCGCCCGCGCCGTCGCGCAACTCTCGCGCCAGGCCGGGATCGACATGCCGATCACCCGGACCGTCACCGATATTCTGGACGCGAAACTGTCCATACCCGAGGCTGTCGAACAGCTTCTCACCCGTCCACTCAAGAGGGAATAA
- a CDS encoding uroporphyrinogen-III synthase, which produces MTRTLLITRPADDARRLATEIRQIDPELVPVVAPVLEIVPVAFEPPGEDYELTILTSRHAAQAAAEHFPDLTAWCVGAATAAAGEALGLATWSVDGTVEDLLAALAPRKGARVLHLHGAHSRGALTQRLRAAGVRADDCVVYAQEERPWSPQERAEIAHAARMGEVIVPLYSPRSARLLGRRLRDLGIGETLTLVAISSSCLEAWSGPAPRRALVAAAPNAEAMKAALATLRG; this is translated from the coding sequence GTGACCCGGACCCTTCTCATCACACGTCCCGCAGACGATGCCCGCCGCCTCGCCACCGAAATTCGACAGATCGACCCGGAGCTCGTCCCGGTCGTGGCGCCGGTGCTGGAGATCGTGCCTGTCGCCTTCGAACCGCCGGGAGAGGATTACGAACTGACGATCCTCACCTCCCGCCATGCGGCGCAGGCGGCTGCCGAACACTTTCCCGACCTGACCGCCTGGTGCGTCGGTGCGGCGACTGCGGCCGCCGGCGAGGCGCTTGGCCTCGCGACATGGTCGGTCGATGGCACCGTGGAGGATCTTCTGGCCGCGCTGGCCCCGCGAAAGGGCGCGCGTGTGTTGCATCTGCACGGCGCCCACAGCCGCGGCGCACTGACGCAGAGGTTGCGGGCCGCGGGGGTGCGTGCCGATGATTGCGTCGTCTACGCTCAGGAGGAACGTCCGTGGTCGCCGCAGGAGCGGGCGGAGATCGCGCATGCGGCGCGGATGGGCGAGGTGATCGTGCCGCTCTATTCGCCGCGCAGCGCGCGCCTGCTGGGGCGGCGGCTCCGGGACCTGGGGATCGGGGAAACACTCACGCTGGTGGCGATTTCCTCGTCCTGCCTCGAGGCCTGGAGCGGTCCTGCGCCCCGGCGCGCCCTTGTCGCCGCGGCGCCGAATGCGGAGGCGATGAAAGCTGCCCTCGCGACCCTGAGGGGATGA
- a CDS encoding ABC transporter substrate-binding protein, with translation MSGPTLSQRLLVSGSLPRLTGQTRAPVRLGFLIPMSGREQGWGLPGYEGCKIWADWINAHGGLMVGGRRRRIELRIHDSATGAEQTLRAARDMVEQDGVPLVFILGGNDMGPALDYLMARKTLVATLLPSDLSPDRPYLIAPAEVHPLFNVTGVEWLARTEPAARRVALCSQEDLMGLPSLAVYRAAFEARGREIVREIRYEVTDRDASAMVAAMLEREPDILCWCSSPPPMVKALTEAAYRSGFTGHILSCTGDNYDRMIARTSPEFMERFIFQFPDFDDPKLADKAFFFHRPKAFFDTYRARFPGAWGAVSWEYASILDLWHNAVELADSLTPVSVLAAMKRGRRMPHAFGPASWWGEEIFGIDNALVGDWPVVGIRDGKATILEFGSVLDWLDRHGADLRRHLSDLGQLWDQRLRTRQAAGPAPRPVTSGHYEERTEHEQIPEHPPSGSPRNPRHAGKEP, from the coding sequence ATGAGCGGACCAACCCTGTCACAACGCCTGCTCGTCAGCGGCTCCCTGCCCCGGCTCACCGGGCAGACACGGGCGCCGGTGCGGCTCGGCTTCCTGATTCCCATGTCCGGGCGGGAGCAGGGCTGGGGATTGCCGGGCTATGAGGGCTGCAAGATCTGGGCCGACTGGATCAACGCCCATGGTGGGCTGATGGTCGGCGGCCGCCGCCGGCGGATCGAGCTCAGGATACATGACAGCGCCACGGGAGCGGAGCAGACCCTGCGTGCGGCCCGCGACATGGTCGAACAGGACGGGGTGCCGCTGGTCTTCATCCTCGGCGGCAACGACATGGGACCCGCGCTCGACTACCTGATGGCACGGAAGACTCTCGTCGCAACGCTTCTGCCGTCGGATCTCTCCCCGGACCGGCCCTATCTCATCGCGCCTGCGGAGGTGCATCCGCTGTTCAATGTTACGGGCGTCGAATGGCTCGCGCGTACCGAACCTGCCGCGCGGAGAGTTGCGCTTTGCAGCCAAGAGGACCTGATGGGCCTTCCCTCGCTTGCGGTCTATCGCGCCGCATTCGAGGCGAGGGGGCGCGAGATCGTGCGGGAAATCCGTTACGAGGTGACGGACCGGGACGCGTCCGCGATGGTGGCGGCGATGCTGGAGCGGGAGCCGGACATCCTGTGCTGGTGCTCCTCGCCGCCGCCGATGGTGAAGGCGCTGACGGAAGCCGCCTACAGGTCCGGTTTTACGGGACATATCCTGTCTTGTACCGGCGACAATTACGACCGCATGATCGCACGCACCTCGCCCGAATTCATGGAGCGTTTCATCTTCCAGTTTCCCGATTTCGACGACCCGAAGCTCGCGGACAAGGCCTTTTTCTTTCATCGGCCCAAGGCGTTTTTCGACACCTATCGTGCACGGTTTCCCGGTGCATGGGGGGCGGTGAGCTGGGAATATGCGTCGATCCTCGATCTGTGGCACAATGCGGTCGAACTGGCCGACAGCCTGACGCCGGTCTCCGTTCTGGCGGCGATGAAGCGTGGCCGGCGTATGCCGCATGCCTTCGGTCCCGCAAGCTGGTGGGGCGAGGAGATCTTTGGCATCGACAACGCGCTCGTGGGGGATTGGCCGGTCGTGGGCATCCGGGATGGAAAGGCGACCATCCTCGAATTCGGCTCGGTGCTCGACTGGCTCGACCGCCACGGCGCCGATCTCAGACGCCATCTGTCCGATCTCGGGCAATTGTGGGATCAGAGGCTCAGGACGAGACAGGCGGCGGGGCCGGCCCCGCGACCGGTGACATCCGGACATTACGAAGAGAGGACAGAGCATGAGCAAATCCCAGAGC
- a CDS encoding heme biosynthesis protein HemY, producing MLWSLIKIVLFVLLVGLLAYGGMLLMDTEGGAQLAFGGYEITLSPLRAVIALLVLIAVLFVVMKLVGLLVAVVRFLLGDETAISRYFDRNRERKGYDAFADGLMALASGEGRVALSKASRAERYLHRPELTNILKAQAAVMTGDRRTAERAYKALAVDERTRFVGVQGIMKQKLEEGDTDTALKLAEKAFALKPKHVETQDILLRLQAEKGDWTAARSTLAAKLRNGTIPRDVHKRRDAVLALQQAKGVIAEGASIEAREAAIEANRKSPDLIPAAVMAADEYVTEGKQRQAARVLKKAWDAQPHPDLAAAFARIAPEETPEQRLKRFSTLTKIHPENPETKMLLAELYIAAEDFPAARRALGDLAEINPTARSLTILAAVERGEGADDVVVRGWLTRALTAPRGPQWVCDNCQTIHPEWMPICDHCGGFDTLSWRKPIGEEVAMPSGTEMLPMIVGTGAHATEEPLPEAPEEEEPRQGLVDVTPAAEVEKPKVEN from the coding sequence ATGCTCTGGTCTCTCATCAAGATTGTCCTTTTCGTCCTTCTCGTGGGTCTGCTTGCCTATGGCGGCATGCTCCTGATGGACACGGAGGGCGGTGCCCAGCTCGCATTCGGCGGTTATGAGATCACCCTCAGCCCCCTGCGCGCGGTGATCGCCCTGCTCGTCCTGATCGCGGTGCTTTTCGTGGTGATGAAGCTCGTCGGCCTCCTCGTCGCGGTGGTGCGTTTCCTGCTGGGCGACGAGACCGCGATCTCGCGCTATTTCGACCGCAACCGCGAGCGCAAGGGGTATGACGCCTTTGCCGATGGCCTCATGGCGCTTGCCTCCGGCGAGGGACGCGTGGCGCTGTCCAAGGCCTCGCGGGCGGAGCGGTACCTGCACCGTCCTGAACTCACCAATATCCTGAAGGCGCAGGCGGCCGTCATGACGGGCGACAGGCGCACCGCGGAACGTGCCTACAAGGCGCTGGCGGTCGACGAACGCACGCGCTTTGTGGGGGTTCAGGGCATCATGAAGCAGAAGCTCGAGGAGGGCGACACCGACACGGCGCTGAAGCTTGCGGAAAAGGCCTTTGCTCTCAAGCCGAAACATGTCGAGACGCAGGACATCCTGCTGCGGCTCCAGGCGGAGAAGGGCGACTGGACCGCAGCGCGCTCGACGCTGGCCGCGAAGCTCAGGAACGGCACGATCCCGCGCGACGTGCACAAGCGCCGCGACGCCGTTCTGGCGTTGCAGCAGGCCAAGGGCGTGATCGCGGAGGGTGCGTCGATCGAGGCGCGCGAGGCCGCGATCGAGGCGAACAGGAAGTCGCCGGATCTCATCCCGGCGGCGGTGATGGCCGCCGACGAATACGTGACCGAGGGCAAGCAGCGGCAGGCCGCACGGGTTCTGAAGAAGGCGTGGGACGCGCAGCCTCATCCCGATCTCGCCGCGGCCTTCGCGCGTATCGCGCCCGAGGAGACACCGGAGCAGCGGCTGAAGCGGTTTTCCACCCTGACGAAGATCCATCCCGAGAATCCGGAGACGAAAATGCTCCTCGCCGAGCTCTATATCGCCGCGGAGGACTTTCCTGCCGCGCGCCGTGCACTCGGCGATCTCGCGGAAATCAATCCGACCGCACGGAGCCTGACGATCCTTGCAGCCGTCGAACGCGGCGAGGGGGCGGACGACGTGGTGGTTCGGGGCTGGCTCACCCGCGCCCTGACTGCGCCGCGCGGGCCGCAATGGGTCTGTGACAACTGCCAGACGATCCACCCCGAATGGATGCCGATCTGCGACCATTGCGGCGGATTCGATACCCTGAGCTGGCGCAAGCCGATCGGGGAGGAAGTCGCGATGCCCTCGGGCACGGAAATGCTCCCGATGATTGTCGGGACCGGCGCCCATGCGACGGAGGAGCCGCTTCCCGAGGCGCCCGAAGAGGAGGAGCCCCGGCAGGGACTGGTCGACGTGACGCCGGCGGCGGAGGTGGAAAAACCGAAGGTCGAAAATTAG
- a CDS encoding COG4223 family protein, producing the protein MQTAEDASEESGQAQDEALPDAEMSETAEPETEDDPQAELPPASDPAAAPPPETVIVKRGGVLAALLGGVICLALGYAAAQFVKPEGWPFPGSNTEEVSARVDRLQDEVAALTAATEDRAAADRQVQERLEARLSEMDPAAAVEPLSDRITALEDRLTTLEARPVEEAVLSPEATEAYERRLTEMQERLNSEIERLHAAESEAQAQEAVAAAATLRSELRARVEAGDPFVEELDALGTEVPEGLRAAAAEGIPGVTELQDSYPEAARRALTAASRAAYEAGEEGWVRTALRTQLGLRSTRPKVGDDPDAILSRAEQSVREADFAEAIATLEALPEAGRAEMQPWIDTAQRRVDVLTALNDMSGQ; encoded by the coding sequence ATGCAGACGGCTGAGGATGCCTCCGAGGAGAGCGGGCAGGCGCAGGACGAGGCCCTGCCGGACGCAGAGATGAGCGAGACGGCTGAACCGGAGACGGAAGACGACCCGCAGGCCGAGCTTCCGCCCGCGTCCGATCCCGCCGCCGCACCGCCTCCCGAAACGGTCATCGTGAAACGCGGTGGTGTTCTCGCCGCGCTTCTGGGGGGCGTGATCTGCCTTGCCCTGGGATATGCCGCCGCGCAGTTCGTGAAACCCGAGGGGTGGCCGTTTCCCGGCTCGAATACCGAAGAAGTTTCGGCTCGCGTCGATCGGCTTCAGGACGAGGTCGCCGCGCTGACGGCCGCGACGGAGGATCGGGCAGCCGCGGATCGGCAGGTACAGGAGCGGCTGGAGGCGCGCCTGTCGGAGATGGATCCGGCCGCGGCGGTCGAGCCGTTGTCGGACCGGATCACCGCCCTCGAGGACCGGCTCACCACGCTTGAGGCGCGTCCCGTCGAGGAGGCGGTGCTTTCGCCCGAGGCGACCGAAGCCTACGAGCGGCGCCTCACGGAGATGCAGGAGCGCCTGAACAGCGAGATCGAGCGGTTGCACGCCGCGGAATCGGAGGCGCAGGCCCAGGAGGCAGTCGCCGCCGCCGCGACCCTGCGTTCCGAGCTGAGGGCGCGCGTGGAGGCGGGCGATCCCTTTGTCGAGGAACTCGACGCGCTCGGGACCGAGGTGCCGGAGGGGCTGCGCGCAGCGGCCGCGGAGGGAATCCCCGGCGTGACCGAACTTCAGGATAGCTATCCCGAAGCTGCGCGCCGTGCGCTGACTGCGGCCTCGCGCGCCGCCTATGAGGCGGGGGAGGAAGGCTGGGTCCGGACCGCGCTGCGCACGCAGCTCGGATTGCGCTCGACCCGGCCGAAGGTGGGGGATGACCCGGACGCAATCCTGTCGCGCGCCGAGCAATCCGTGCGGGAGGCGGATTTTGCGGAGGCGATCGCGACGCTTGAGGCGCTGCCGGAGGCGGGCAGGGCGGAGATGCAGCCCTGGATCGACACGGCGCAGAGGCGTGTCGATGTGCTCACGGCGCTCAACGATATGTCCGGTCAGTAA
- a CDS encoding NAD(P)-binding domain-containing protein: MPKRVAVIGAGPSGLAQLRAFQSAAQNGAEIPEIVCFEKQSNWGGLWNYTWRTGVDENGEPVHCSMYRYLWSNGPKEGLEFADYSFEEHFGKQIASYPPRAVLFDYIEGRVLKADVRDWIRFSTVVRWVEYHAETGDFEVTVHDMAEDRVYRERFDNVIVASGHFSSPNVPEYPGFDQFNGRIVHAHDFRDAREFEGKDVLLVGASYSAEDIGSQCWKYGAKSITTCYRSAPMGFRWPDNWEEKPALHKVEGRTVHFADGTSKDVDAIILCTGYRHYFPFLPDDLRLKTRNRLATADLYKGVVYVHNPGLFYLGMQDQWFTFNMFDAQAWYVRDIILGRIQVPADKQVLMADVAEREAREEADDDVKYAIRYQADYVKELVAETDYPSFDIDGACEAFFEWKKHKAKDIMAFRDNCYKSVITGTMAPVHHTPWKDALDDSMDTYLRT, from the coding sequence ATGCCGAAACGTGTTGCAGTCATCGGAGCCGGTCCGTCCGGACTTGCACAGCTCCGCGCCTTTCAATCCGCCGCGCAGAACGGTGCGGAGATACCGGAAATCGTCTGTTTCGAGAAACAGTCCAATTGGGGCGGGTTGTGGAATTACACCTGGCGCACCGGGGTCGATGAAAACGGGGAGCCGGTGCACTGCTCCATGTATCGCTACCTGTGGTCCAACGGGCCGAAAGAGGGGTTGGAATTCGCAGATTACTCCTTCGAGGAGCATTTCGGCAAGCAGATCGCCTCATACCCGCCGCGTGCCGTGCTGTTCGACTATATCGAGGGGCGCGTGCTCAAGGCGGATGTCCGCGACTGGATCCGGTTTTCCACCGTGGTGCGCTGGGTCGAGTATCACGCCGAGACCGGCGATTTCGAAGTGACCGTGCACGACATGGCCGAGGACAGGGTCTACAGGGAGCGTTTCGACAATGTCATCGTCGCCTCCGGTCACTTCTCCTCCCCGAACGTACCCGAATATCCCGGCTTCGACCAGTTCAACGGCCGCATCGTCCATGCTCACGATTTCCGCGACGCGCGGGAATTCGAAGGCAAGGATGTGCTGCTTGTCGGCGCCTCCTACTCCGCGGAGGACATCGGGTCGCAATGCTGGAAATACGGCGCGAAGTCGATTACCACCTGCTATCGCTCCGCGCCGATGGGCTTCCGCTGGCCGGACAACTGGGAGGAAAAGCCCGCGCTTCATAAGGTGGAGGGCAGAACCGTCCATTTCGCCGACGGCACGAGCAAGGATGTCGACGCGATCATCCTGTGCACCGGCTACAGGCACTATTTCCCGTTCCTGCCGGACGACCTGCGCCTCAAGACCAGGAACAGACTCGCTACCGCCGATCTCTACAAGGGTGTGGTCTATGTCCACAATCCCGGACTCTTCTATCTCGGGATGCAGGACCAGTGGTTCACCTTCAACATGTTCGACGCCCAGGCGTGGTACGTGCGCGACATCATCCTCGGCCGGATCCAGGTTCCAGCCGACAAACAGGTCCTCATGGCCGACGTAGCGGAGCGCGAAGCTCGCGAGGAGGCGGATGACGACGTAAAATATGCGATCCGGTATCAGGCCGATTATGTCAAGGAACTGGTCGCAGAGACCGATTATCCAAGCTTCGACATCGACGGCGCCTGCGAAGCCTTCTTCGAATGGAAGAAACACAAGGCCAAGGATATCATGGCGTTCCGCGACAATTGCTACAAGTCGGTGATCACCGGCACGATGGCACCGGTCCATCACACCCCATGGAAGGACGCGCTGGACGACAGTATGGACACCTATCTCCGGACCTGA
- a CDS encoding EVE domain-containing protein, producing the protein MNYWLFKSEAEVWSWDQQVAKGEAGEEWDGVRNYQARNNMRAMKLGDRGFFYHSRAEKEIVGIVEVCAEAHPDSKADDPRWECVDIKAVRPFQTPVTLTMCKEEPRLKEMVLVNNSRLSVQPVTPEEWAVICELGGTDPS; encoded by the coding sequence ATGAATTACTGGCTCTTCAAATCCGAAGCCGAGGTCTGGTCCTGGGACCAGCAAGTCGCGAAAGGCGAGGCGGGCGAAGAATGGGACGGCGTGCGCAACTATCAGGCGCGCAACAACATGCGGGCGATGAAACTCGGCGACCGGGGGTTCTTCTATCACTCCCGCGCGGAAAAGGAGATCGTCGGCATCGTCGAAGTCTGTGCCGAGGCACATCCCGACAGCAAAGCGGACGATCCGCGCTGGGAGTGCGTGGATATCAAGGCCGTCCGGCCATTCCAAACGCCCGTGACCCTCACCATGTGCAAGGAAGAGCCGCGGTTGAAGGAGATGGTCCTCGTCAACAACTCGCGCCTGTCGGTTCAACCGGTCACGCCGGAGGAATGGGCGGTGATCTGCGAACTCGGCGGAACGGATCCGTCCTGA
- a CDS encoding DUF2853 family protein codes for MGKREELIAKYAEDLRSKCGMEPDLDLLTKVTIGCGPAIYNDDASTVASSQDGELETVKNNFLVKKLGLADGAELMDAINSVIDTYGRSERNKYRAVVYYMLVKHFGKEAAYA; via the coding sequence ATGGGAAAAAGAGAAGAACTGATCGCGAAATATGCGGAGGATCTGAGATCGAAATGCGGCATGGAACCGGACCTGGATCTTCTGACCAAGGTGACGATCGGATGCGGCCCGGCGATCTACAACGATGACGCCTCCACGGTCGCGTCCAGTCAGGACGGTGAGCTCGAAACCGTGAAGAACAATTTCCTCGTCAAGAAACTCGGTCTTGCGGACGGGGCCGAACTGATGGATGCGATCAATTCCGTGATCGACACCTATGGCCGCTCCGAACGCAACAAGTATCGCGCGGTGGTCTATTACATGCTCGTCAAGCATTTCGGCAAGGAGGCGGCCTACGCCTGA
- a CDS encoding YciI family protein — protein sequence MKFAIICTDKPGAIQIRLDTRPDHAAYLKSSGVVEQAGPFLDSDGTMSGSLVIIEVADRAAAEDWAANDPYAKAGLFADVRIEVWNKVI from the coding sequence ATGAAATTCGCCATCATCTGCACCGACAAGCCGGGCGCGATTCAGATCCGCCTCGACACGCGGCCCGATCATGCCGCCTATCTCAAATCCTCCGGCGTGGTCGAGCAGGCCGGTCCGTTTCTCGATTCCGACGGGACCATGTCCGGATCCCTCGTCATCATCGAAGTCGCGGATCGCGCCGCGGCGGAGGACTGGGCCGCGAACGATCCCTATGCGAAGGCCGGGTTGTTCGCGGATGTGCGGATCGAAGTGTGGAACAAGGTGATCTGA